One window of Suricata suricatta isolate VVHF042 chromosome 6, meerkat_22Aug2017_6uvM2_HiC, whole genome shotgun sequence genomic DNA carries:
- the LPCAT1 gene encoding lysophosphatidylcholine acyltransferase 1, translating to MTSALSPQIAFMTLTLFPVRLLLVLAAMLLAWPLALLATLGSAEREPAPSPALWEKVVDFLLRAIMRTMWFAGGFHWVVVKGRQALPSEAAILTLAPHSSYFDAIVVTMTMSSIVMKAESRNIPIWGTLIKYIRPVFVSRSDQDSRRKTVEEIRRRAQSNGKWPQIMIFPEGTCTNRTCLITFKPGAFIPGVPVQPVVLRYPNKLDTITWTWQGPGALKILWLTLCQFHNRVEIEFLPVYSPSEEEKKDPALFAGNVRRVMAEALGVSVTDYTYDDCQLALAGGQLRLPSDTCLLEFARLVRGLGLKPETLEKDLDRYSDSARMQRGGRMGLPELAAHLGVPASDTLRDMLALFDENGDGTLDPRECVIALSVVCRPARTLDTIRLAFKMYGSQDGSIGEDALSSILKTALGVAELSVTDLFRAIDQEEMGRITFADFRRFAEAVPDFAEDYLYPDQPRPDSCPAPVPNGFCADFSPESSGAGRRPVREKLD from the exons ATGACCTCAGCTCTGTCTCCCCAGATCGCCTTCATGACGCTGACGCTCTTCCCCGTCCGGCTGCTGCTCGTCCTGGCCGCCATGCTGCTCGCCTGGCCCCTCGCGCTCCTCGCCACGCTGGGGTCCGCGGAGAGAGAGCCTGCACCGTCCCCAGCCTTGTGGGAGAA GGTCGTGGACTTCCTGCTCAGGGCCATCATGCGCACCATGTGGTTTGCCGGCGGCTTCCACTGGGTGGTGGTGAAGGGGAGGCAGGCCCTGCCCTCTGAGGCTGCCATCCTCACCCTGGCACCACATTCCTCCTACTTTGATGCCATCGTCGTCACCATGACCATGTCCTCCATCGTGATGAAGGCAGAGAGCCGAAACATCCCAATATGGGGAA CTCTGATCAAGTACATTCGGCCAGTGTTCGTGTCCCGCTCGGACCAGGACTCACGCAGGAAGACCGTGGAGGAGATCAGGAGGCGGGCGCAGTCCAATGGGAAGTGGCCGCAG ATAATGATTTTTCCAGAAGGAACATGTACCAATAGGACCTGCCTAATTACGTTCAAGCCTg GCGCCTTCATCCCCGGGGTCCCCGTGCAGCCTGTGGTTCTGCGGTATCCGAACAAGCTG GACACCATCACGTGGACGTGGCAAGGACCCGGAGC GTTGAAAATCCTGTGGCTCACGCTGTGTCAGTTTCACAATCGAGTGGAAATCGAG TTCCTTCCCGTGTACAGCCCCtcggaggaggagaagaaggaccCCGCGCTCTTCGCCGGCAACGTGCGGCGCGTCATGGCGGA GGCCCTGGGCGTGTCCGTCACCGACTACACGTATGACGACTGCCAGCTGGCCCTGGCGGGAGGACAGCTCCGTCTCCCCTCGGACACCTGCCTTCTCGAGTTCGCCAGGCTGGTGAGGGGCCTGGG GCTGAAACCGGAAACGCTTGAGAAGGATCTGGATAGATATTCCGACAGCGCCAGGatgcagaggggaggcaggatgGGGCTCCCCGAGCTCGCCGCGCACCTGGGCGTCCCCGCCTCGGACACGCTGCGGGACATGCTCGCCCTGTTTGATGAG AACGGAGACGGCACGCTGGACCCTCGGGAGTGTGTGATTGCCCTGTCAGTCGTCTGCCGGCCGGCCCGGACCCTGGACACGATCCGGCTGGCGTTCAAG ATGTACGGGTCGCAGGACGGCAGCATCGGGGAAGACGCCCTGTCCAGCATCCTCAAGACCGCCTTAGGGGTGGCCGAGCTCTCCGTCACCGACCTCTTCCGGGCCATCGACcaggaggagatggggaggatCACGTTTG CCGACTTCCGCAGGTTCGCAGAGGCGGTCCCCGACTTCGCCGAGGACTACCTCTACCCCGACCAGCCGCGCCCCGACAGCTGCCCGGCCCCGGTCCCCAACGGCTTCTG